CTCACACCGTCTCGATTCTTCCGTCAAAAACTCTCTCTTTTGTCGCCGGATCAACTCTTCCCCGACGACTCAACACAGCAGAACCTTACCTCAACTTCATCTCTTTCATCTGTGTTCTCCTAGTTTATAAAGTAACCTCCTTTCAACGGTTGATTGGTAGCTGTGGAAATCTCTGTTTCTGGGTTTTGTTTGTTTTTTATTGCTAAACTAGTTTCCGGGTTTAGTTTGATTTCTCGAAACTTGTCTGAGTAAAAAAAAAAAACAAGGAAGAGTGATAAAGTTTCCATTTTTATTAGGATTATTGCTTTATTAACAATGGCGGAACCTTCTGGTGCTGTGGAACGAGGGATTCGAAGCTTAATATCAGCAAGAAACTCTCTAAAATCGAGTCTAGAGAAATCAAAATCCATCGGTTTAGCTTTGGAGAAAACCGGTCCTAGGTTTGACGAGATTGAGCAGAGACTACCTTCCCTCGAAGCCGCTGTGAGACCTATCCGAGCAGATAGAGAAGCTCTAATCGCTGTTGGTGGCCACATCAACAGAGCCGTTGGTCCTGCAGCTGCAGTCCTCAAAGTGTTCGACGCTGTCCACGGACTCGAGAAGTCTTTGCTATCCGACCCCAAGAACGACCTCTCCGGTTATCTATCGGTTCTAAAGCGGTTAGAGGAAGCGTTGAGGTTCCTAGGTGAGAACTGCGGGTTAGCTATCCAGTGGCTGGAAGATATCGTCGAGTATTTGGAAGATCACAGCGTTGCTGATGAGAAGTATCTTTCGACTCTGAAGAAGTCCTTGAGATTGCTTAGAGAGTTTCAACAAGAGAAAGCTAAGCTTGATGGTGGGCTTAAGGACGCTGCGTTAGACAAGCTGGAGAACGAGTTCAGGAGGCTGTTACAGGACAATAGCGTTCCACTTCCTATGGCGTCTCCGTCTTCGTTAGGAGAGCAGCAGCCTTGCATCGCGCCGTCTCAGCTGCCTGTGACTGTAATCCACAAACTGCAAGCCATCCTCGGGAGGCTCAGAGCGAACAACAGACTCGAGAAATGCGTTTCGGTGTACGTGGAAGTGAGGAGCTCTAACGTTAGAGCTAGTCTTCAAGCGCTTGACCTGGACTATCTAGACATCACTGTCACTGAGTTCAACGACGTCCAGAGCATAGAAGGTTATATATCTCAGTGGGGGAATCATTTGGAGTTTGCTGTTAAGCATCTCTTCGAAGCAGAGTTCAAGCTTTGCAACGAGGTGTTTGAGAGATTCGGCTCCAGTCTTTGGATGGATTGCTTCTCAAAGATAGCTGCTCAAGCGGGGATGCTTGCCTTTCTCCAGTTTGGTAAAACTGTCGCTGATAGTAAAAAAGATCCGATCAAGCTTCTGAAGCTGTTAGACATCTTTACTTCTTTAAACAAGCTGAGAGCTGATTTCAACCGTCTCTTCGGCGGAGAAGCTTGTATAGAGATCCAGAACTTCACAAGAGACCTCATCAAGAAGCTGATCGACGGCGGAGCTGAGATCTTCTGGGAGCTTCTGCCTCAAGTGAAGATCCAGAAGCAAATCCCGCCGCCTAGCGACGGCGGGGTGCCTAGGCTAGTCAGTTTTGTGACTGACTACTGCAACAAACTTATAGGAGATAAGTACAAATCAACGCTCACTCAAGTCCTGCTTATACACAAAAGCTGGAGATCAGAGAGGTTTCAAGAGAATCAGCTTATGGTTGAGGTGCTTAGGATAATCAAAATGATTGAGCAGAACATGGACGCGTGGATGAAAGCGTATCCGGATCAAACGCTTTCTCATTTCTTCGGTATGAACAATCATTATCATCTATACAAGAACTTGAAAGGTACGAGGATCGGAGATCAGTTGGGAGATGCGTGGCTGAAGGAGCATGATCAGTACAAAGAGTATTACGCTACAGTCTTTCTCAGAGACAGCTGGGGGAAGCTCCCTAGCCATCTGAGTAGGGAAGGGCTTATCATCTTCTCTGGTGGACACGCCACGGCTCGTGATCTCGTCAAGAAGAGGCTGAAGGCTTTCAACGATGCGTTCGATGAGATGTATAAGAAGCAGTCTACGTGGGTTGTGCCTGAGAAGGATCTGAGGGATAGAGTTTGTCAGCAGATTGTTCAGGCGGTTGTGCCTGTTTACAGAAGCTACATGCAAAACTATGGGCCGTTGGTTGAGAAAGATGCGAGTTCGAGTAAGTACGTGAGGTACACAGTGGTGGCTTTGGAGAAGATGCTCAGCTCTCTTTACATGCCTAAGCCTATGAGATATGGGAGTTTTAAAGGAACACCGCCGAGTGAGAAACTTAAGAATGAGGTTGACCTTAGACGTACTACTTCCGCTGTTGTCTGATTGAAGATGCCATGTTCTGTTGTGATCATATTGTGTCTGCTCTTCTTCAGTGGGGAAGCAGATGTACTCTTTTTATACGTATATAAATACTGTCAATCAGGTATAGCTTTTTTAGCCATTGATCCGAGTCCCTTTAGTTTCATTTTATTCTATTCAATGTTATAACCAGAAGATCAGCATGTTTCTTGTTCTTTAGTTGTTGTTCTACATTTGTGACTGTTATGAATTTTCAGATCAGCATCACCGAACCATTTTAGAGAAAGTAAATCAGTGTTATTAAGTGGCAGATGGGCTCTTAATTTTATGTTCAATTTGGCTCTTAATTTTATGACTTAATTTTATGAGAAAATCAAGAATGTAGTTGTACCACATAGTAACCATTCAAGTATTTAGGAGTTTTTACAATGCTAATGCGATGCTCAAAGTATTATTGTAATTTTCAGAAACCACAAATTCATCGTACAATTATGACATAATCAATTGTATATTGTCCACAAAATAATAGTTGTCAAATGAAAAAAAGACAATATGTTTAATTAAATTTAACAATTTGCTTAACCTTTACAACCATTTGTTGGCTAACATACATTAAATCTTTTTTTCATAACCTAACCAAAACAAACACAATCACAAAATTGATTAACCTCAACAGTTGTGATGACCTCAACAGTTGTGATGAACTGATTTTTATACGCTTCAGAAACTAATCAATCCCATTTTAAGAGTATTAGTATGTATATATGTAGGTTATTTGATTAAAAACGAGTCAAATACTCCCACAATTTCAGGCACATGAAACATTTGCTGTAAGATTTCAAATGTAAGGATAACCTAGTTAGCTATTTTTACCACATATCTTTAGATTAAAGGGAACCAAAGCCACAAATTAGAGATTAGTAGATGTTTCACTTTTCTTACAAGGAACACTAAAACTTGATCCGCGCACCCGCGCAGGTATTCTTCAATTTTTTTTTTAAATTATCTTATATAAATGGTAATATATATTTATAAAATTTATATGTATTAAATAATTGTTTAATACTAGCTCCACTCTTGAGCTAGTTTCTGGGTGTGAGTTAGGTCAATAACTAATAATCGATCATGATATTCATTCTCTATTAAACTTTGCTTCATCGAGATACATATACATACCCAAGACAGATTTTCCTTCCTCCGTAGCATCTTGCATATCATCTAGTTCAAACAAATCCTACATCATTCAAAAGTAAAGCCCGTAAGTCACTAAAAAAAATCATATATAATATAACATATATGTAAGTTGACTTATATGATAAATATAGAAATATGACTTATATATTATGTATGTTTTACATTTTAATTTTAGAAGATAAATATGATAAATATATAAATTATCTTTTTTTTTACATAAAAAAATTAGAAGTTATGCAAATATAATATATATATATATATATATATATATGTATAAGTATATATGTATAAAAAGTATAAAAATGAACAAACTCATGAGTCTCGTTCATATAACTGGTGTTCTAATTTTAGCTCGATCATTAAACTCATTTATTAAATGAGCTAAAAATATAAAGATTATGGTCATGAAAAACAGAACTGAGCTGAGCCAGCTCATGAGCTATAGCTCATTTTGACATCCCTACGATTACACTATATAACATGGTACGGTATATTAGCCTCTAAACGGATTTTATCGCGCACTCCAATAAACCAATTTCTTAATGCATACTGATATTATTACGTTGTTCATACACATATTTCTTATACAACGCACAAATATATAGAGAGTCTTACCATTTAAACTCGTCCTCTTTCAATGAGGATTAAAAATACGCAAACGAATAAGATAACGAGATCAAGCTTTTGTGGCAGCTCGATGCTCATCAATGGTGTCGAACAGGAACAAGTAGAAGAGGCTGTTTCTTTACAACGGTAAGATTACCAGCTTCTTCCATATCAATGTGTTCTT
This sequence is a window from Brassica oleracea var. oleracea cultivar TO1000 chromosome C1, BOL, whole genome shotgun sequence. Protein-coding genes within it:
- the LOC106314897 gene encoding exocyst complex component EXO70A1-like, which produces MAEPSGAVERGIRSLISARNSLKSSLEKSKSIGLALEKTGPRFDEIEQRLPSLEAAVRPIRADREALIAVGGHINRAVGPAAAVLKVFDAVHGLEKSLLSDPKNDLSGYLSVLKRLEEALRFLGENCGLAIQWLEDIVEYLEDHSVADEKYLSTLKKSLRLLREFQQEKAKLDGGLKDAALDKLENEFRRLLQDNSVPLPMASPSSLGEQQPCIAPSQLPVTVIHKLQAILGRLRANNRLEKCVSVYVEVRSSNVRASLQALDLDYLDITVTEFNDVQSIEGYISQWGNHLEFAVKHLFEAEFKLCNEVFERFGSSLWMDCFSKIAAQAGMLAFLQFGKTVADSKKDPIKLLKLLDIFTSLNKLRADFNRLFGGEACIEIQNFTRDLIKKLIDGGAEIFWELLPQVKIQKQIPPPSDGGVPRLVSFVTDYCNKLIGDKYKSTLTQVLLIHKSWRSERFQENQLMVEVLRIIKMIEQNMDAWMKAYPDQTLSHFFGMNNHYHLYKNLKGTRIGDQLGDAWLKEHDQYKEYYATVFLRDSWGKLPSHLSREGLIIFSGGHATARDLVKKRLKAFNDAFDEMYKKQSTWVVPEKDLRDRVCQQIVQAVVPVYRSYMQNYGPLVEKDASSSKYVRYTVVALEKMLSSLYMPKPMRYGSFKGTPPSEKLKNEVDLRRTTSAVV